One Stenotrophomonas oahuensis genomic region harbors:
- a CDS encoding DUF695 domain-containing protein, protein MPPAPPMPYYTLVQTSIGENPAVVVVNSALRRYSGRAGYPWHLRVTIECASLGDNQMPTNGEQQVIDVLGDEILASVSVDQNAIFLARVTALGERVILCRVADPELANSALQRLISLGENSREWSFWMEKDEDWELARPELELLERARDVN, encoded by the coding sequence ATGCCGCCTGCGCCGCCAATGCCGTACTACACTTTGGTCCAAACATCCATTGGCGAGAACCCGGCGGTCGTGGTAGTCAATTCTGCGCTGCGGCGCTACTCGGGACGGGCGGGGTATCCATGGCATCTACGAGTCACGATTGAGTGTGCATCCCTTGGTGACAATCAGATGCCCACCAATGGGGAGCAGCAGGTGATTGACGTCCTTGGTGATGAGATTCTCGCATCTGTCTCAGTCGACCAGAATGCGATCTTTCTCGCGCGCGTCACTGCACTCGGAGAGAGGGTGATTCTCTGTCGTGTCGCTGATCCGGAGCTGGCAAATTCAGCGCTTCAGAGGCTGATTTCGTTGGGCGAAAATTCACGGGAATGGAGCTTCTGGATGGAGAAGGACGAAGATTGGGAGCTTGCGCGCCCAGAGCTGGAGCTGTTGGAGCGTGCGCGTGACGTCAATTGA
- a CDS encoding LysR family transcriptional regulator: MDRLDQLRSFLRVAELGSFTRAADSLGLPKASVSLAVQRLEAEVGVQLLHRTTRRVRLTADGAQYQQRARDLLDDMEDLQGMFRRETGQLTGRLRVDMSSGLARQLVVPHLPDFLGQHPGLEIELSGTDRRVDLVREGFDCVLRVGPLDDNTLVARPLGVMHIVNCASPAYIAARGMPQTLADLDTHALIHYVGTLGQRSPGFEYFDGQAYQSLSMGGPITVNSGEAYSAAALAGLGIIQVPRLGARAAMARGDLVEVLPQCVAEPMPVTLLYAQRRHLPRRVAAFMDWVAGVIQPELARTD; encoded by the coding sequence ATGGACCGCCTCGACCAGTTGCGCAGTTTTCTCCGGGTGGCCGAGCTCGGCTCGTTCACCCGTGCCGCCGACAGCCTGGGCCTGCCCAAGGCCAGCGTGTCGCTGGCGGTGCAGCGGCTGGAAGCCGAGGTCGGCGTCCAGCTGCTGCACCGGACCACCCGCCGGGTGCGGCTGACCGCCGACGGCGCGCAGTACCAGCAGCGCGCCCGCGACCTGCTGGACGACATGGAAGACCTGCAGGGCATGTTCCGCCGCGAAACCGGGCAGCTGACCGGACGCCTGCGCGTGGACATGTCCAGCGGGCTGGCCCGGCAACTGGTGGTGCCGCACCTGCCGGATTTCCTCGGCCAGCATCCCGGGCTGGAGATCGAGCTCAGCGGCACCGACCGTCGCGTCGACCTGGTCCGCGAAGGCTTCGACTGCGTGCTGCGGGTCGGCCCGCTGGACGACAACACGCTGGTCGCCCGCCCGCTCGGCGTGATGCATATCGTCAACTGCGCCAGCCCGGCCTACATCGCGGCGCGAGGCATGCCGCAGACCTTGGCTGACCTGGACACGCATGCACTGATCCACTACGTGGGCACGTTGGGCCAGCGCTCGCCGGGCTTTGAGTACTTCGACGGCCAGGCCTATCAAAGCCTGTCGATGGGCGGGCCGATCACCGTCAACAGCGGTGAGGCCTACAGCGCCGCGGCACTGGCCGGGCTCGGCATCATCCAGGTGCCACGGTTGGGGGCGCGCGCAGCGATGGCGCGAGGTGATCTCGTCGAGGTGCTGCCGCAGTGCGTGGCGGAGCCGATGCCGGTGACCCTGCTCTACGCGCAGCGCCGACACCTGCCACGCCGGGTGGCCGCGTTCATGGACTGGGTGGCCGGAGTGATCCAGCCGGAGCTGGCGCGCACGGATTGA
- a CDS encoding MFS transporter produces MAPAQARAEQHATRAAFLLPGFATAAWAPLVPYAKNRTGLDEGTLGLVLLCLGAGSLLAMPIAGALAARFGCRAIMVITLLMAMVALPLLAIAPSPWALGAALFVFGAGVGACDCVMNMQAVIVERESGRPMMSNFHAFYSIGGAIGAAAITTLLSMRVSPLLVCVLASALMIALLAVSVRWWRRDRAPNDAPMFAVPHGVVLAIGVLCFVAFLAEGTMLDWSAVFLHEVQQVPQDRAGLGFMCFAIAMTVTRLLGDGVVARLGRHRAILLGALVAAVGFGLITYAPPLLPALAGYVLIGLGCANIVPALFSMAGNQKAMPESLAIPAITTLGYAGVLAGPALIGFVAQASSLVFAFTAVAVVMVLIGITSRWVRV; encoded by the coding sequence ATGGCGCCTGCCCAGGCGCGCGCCGAACAACACGCCACCCGCGCCGCCTTTTTGCTGCCCGGCTTCGCCACCGCCGCATGGGCCCCATTGGTGCCATATGCAAAGAACCGCACCGGGTTGGATGAAGGCACGCTCGGCCTGGTGCTGCTGTGCCTGGGCGCAGGTTCGCTGCTGGCGATGCCCATTGCCGGTGCGTTGGCTGCGCGTTTTGGCTGCCGCGCCATCATGGTGATCACGCTGCTGATGGCGATGGTCGCCCTGCCCTTGCTCGCCATTGCCCCCTCGCCGTGGGCGCTGGGCGCGGCGCTGTTCGTGTTCGGTGCCGGCGTGGGCGCGTGCGACTGCGTGATGAACATGCAGGCGGTGATCGTCGAGCGCGAAAGCGGCCGGCCGATGATGTCCAACTTCCACGCCTTCTACAGCATTGGCGGTGCCATTGGGGCAGCCGCCATCACCACGCTGCTTTCCATGCGCGTGTCGCCGCTGTTGGTGTGTGTGCTGGCCTCGGCGTTGATGATTGCGCTGCTGGCCGTTTCGGTGCGCTGGTGGCGGCGCGACCGTGCGCCGAATGACGCGCCGATGTTCGCGGTGCCGCATGGCGTGGTGCTCGCCATCGGCGTGCTGTGCTTCGTCGCCTTCCTTGCCGAGGGCACCATGCTCGACTGGAGTGCGGTGTTCCTGCACGAAGTGCAGCAGGTACCGCAGGACCGCGCCGGCCTCGGCTTCATGTGCTTTGCCATCGCCATGACCGTCACCCGCCTGCTCGGCGACGGCGTGGTCGCCAGGCTGGGCCGGCACCGCGCGATTCTGCTCGGCGCGCTGGTCGCCGCCGTGGGCTTCGGCCTGATCACCTACGCCCCACCGTTGCTGCCCGCACTGGCCGGGTATGTGCTGATCGGCCTGGGCTGCGCCAACATCGTGCCGGCCCTGTTCTCCATGGCCGGCAACCAGAAGGCCATGCCTGAAAGCCTGGCCATTCCGGCGATCACCACCCTGGGCTACGCCGGCGTGCTGGCCGGCCCGGCGCTGATCGGCTTCGTCGCCCAGGCCAGCAGCCTGGTGTTCGCCTTCACCGCCGTGGCGGTGGTGATGGTGCTGATCGGCATTACCTCCCGCTGGGTGCGGGTGTAA
- a CDS encoding wall-associated protein, translating to MNAADRTARQPAWSRALHLLTAVSLLMPLAAHAQIVPTWREEYDKRLKYGDLVEPLKGEIFGEKVNLYDGSVSLSATDITVPGNNGLAVSLGRSLADFAGDVTENQFANWSLDVPSLSGVYGDLPETAQVGYWAPAARCSTVTAPPTLKVWNYRRTQQINFDAHTYWDGVRLSLPGGNGETVLAGSGDARQPVPQMGQPTPWNTKGGWFFSCLGALKSGQPGEGFLGHAPDGSKYYFDWMVVRSNKSASLQPYDVNTHATLDRKKVYLYPSQIVDRFGNWVRYQWNDGRLESITSSDGRSITLTFDAQGRIASASTAGRSWTYGYSEYGQLQSVTLPDGTAWTYNLPSVTVTHKRPEYTGQDPSAYMDNPEVCAKVNKIVETEVAVSIGHPSGASGTFAFRPFRHGRKNVPFDCQTSGDEGLIADGWNMSPVYRDAMSLVTKTISGPGMPTAQWTYQYANLGGRYDRDLTQATAPLFPVGQSEPKITIETLPDGVIKTYEFGKEVAYNDGMLLGTTTSSGGTVVRVDRNNYYPDAQLPSAPFPQAAGRNLKYGATELGEHLNRPVQSTTIQQDGVLFTRQVQTFDSSIREVGVVESNNAGFSRSSSTDYYDNPQLWVRGQTARSIVNGIEQSRTEFDGNTAQPLRAYSFGKLAQQVSYAADGTVATVTDGRGNTSHLSAWKRGVPQQLRLPPTPEAPNGATRQVEVDENGWITALTNEVGATTRYTYDSMGRLRTQQFPTGDSVAWNGATLDLQRLGAAQYGVPAGAWKHSRTLGGLRTDTYLDAMFRPVLVTQNLNNALDSATVTRYDSSGKTVFASYPTRQLSDINQSLAGTTTQYDALGRPSIVRQTSELGDLVSSTEYLGNLTVRSTNPRGQATTTRHQTYDQPTYEMPLTIQHPEGVVTDIQRDSLGKPLAITRRSGDGSQSLTRRYVYDGYQQLCKTIEPETGATLQDYDAAGNVVWSAAGTALTSTTACNQAEGLASGRAVQRSYDALNRLQQLAFPDNRGNQSWSYTADGLPAEISTTNDPATLPVVNRYQYNLRRLLTAETLQHSQLGTVSFGYSYDGNGNLAGQTYPGGATVAYQPDAAGRATTVGSYAQQASYYANGALAGFVYGNGIAHTMTQNARGLPERSRDAGAGGAVHDDSYDYDAAGNVLAISDGLPGAPGNRDMSYDGLDRLRAVTAASFGNALYEYDALDNLRRAKVGSRDRTHYFDPSNRLVNVMDTGTGATVTGLNYDVQGNLSVRNGQTFSFDYGNRLREVASTERYEYDAHGRRVRSLGNDGAIYSFYDNGGVLRYQRNERTGKKTNYMYLSGSLVARVNDAAAPSVPALSAPGYITQGSVTLTWTAAGAANRYELQQLSGGNWVGLYNGTALTYVASNLLTGSYQFRVRGCREVCGDWSNIAAVAVELPPSGVPTVTTPATAYNGSYTVSWTASDGAATYELQESANGGGWTLLQNTAARSLSISGKPAGSYGYRVRVCNPVGCTGYSATATTAVVYPPTAAPSLSAPARVGPGSIGIGWNAIAGATRYTLQESANGAAWVTLFDGNATSYATPARGVGSYAYRVAACNGAGCSGWSGNGNVTVVGAPTLEPVISAPGLVNVTDYAFSWSTPANTEYFILQESANGAGWVTLLADGRTSVGLGRGNGSYGYRVQACNFVGCGPWSGIATVTVSLPPPVPTIYVANWLTTTTAPYRVSCDVGWYPTATATEYHLEPDTGGRRLYTGPKSYVASNTNAYCSARLRVRACNAGGCSDWSPIYTATRGVYETN from the coding sequence ATGAACGCTGCCGATCGGACCGCCAGGCAACCTGCCTGGAGCCGCGCCCTTCATCTGCTGACCGCCGTCAGCCTGCTGATGCCGCTGGCGGCACACGCGCAAATCGTGCCCACCTGGCGCGAGGAGTACGACAAGCGGCTGAAGTACGGCGATCTGGTCGAACCGCTGAAGGGCGAGATCTTTGGCGAGAAGGTCAACCTGTATGACGGCTCGGTCAGCCTCAGCGCAACCGATATCACGGTGCCAGGTAACAACGGCCTCGCTGTCTCGCTGGGCCGCAGCCTGGCGGACTTCGCAGGCGACGTGACCGAAAACCAGTTCGCCAACTGGTCGTTGGACGTACCGTCGCTGTCCGGTGTGTATGGCGACCTGCCAGAAACCGCCCAAGTGGGTTACTGGGCACCCGCCGCGCGCTGCTCCACCGTGACCGCGCCACCCACGCTGAAGGTGTGGAACTACCGCAGAACCCAGCAGATCAACTTCGATGCACACACCTACTGGGACGGCGTGCGCCTGAGCTTGCCCGGCGGCAACGGCGAAACCGTGCTCGCGGGCAGCGGCGATGCGCGCCAACCAGTCCCCCAAATGGGTCAGCCGACGCCATGGAACACCAAGGGCGGCTGGTTCTTCTCGTGCTTGGGCGCACTCAAGAGCGGCCAACCGGGCGAAGGCTTCCTTGGCCACGCACCAGACGGCAGCAAGTACTACTTCGACTGGATGGTCGTCCGCAGCAACAAATCCGCGTCGTTGCAACCCTACGACGTCAACACACATGCCACGCTGGACCGGAAGAAGGTCTATCTCTACCCCTCCCAGATCGTGGACCGGTTCGGCAACTGGGTCCGCTACCAGTGGAATGACGGTCGCCTCGAAAGCATCACCTCCAGCGATGGGCGCAGCATCACCCTGACCTTTGATGCACAAGGTCGCATTGCCTCCGCCTCAACTGCCGGCCGCAGCTGGACCTATGGCTACTCCGAATACGGACAATTGCAGTCGGTCACACTGCCGGACGGCACGGCCTGGACCTACAACCTGCCCAGCGTCACGGTGACCCACAAGCGCCCCGAATACACAGGCCAGGATCCGTCTGCGTACATGGACAATCCCGAGGTCTGCGCCAAGGTCAACAAGATCGTAGAGACCGAGGTGGCGGTCAGCATCGGACACCCGTCGGGTGCCAGCGGCACCTTCGCGTTCCGCCCGTTCCGCCACGGCCGCAAGAACGTGCCCTTCGACTGCCAGACCTCCGGTGATGAAGGCCTGATCGCCGACGGCTGGAACATGTCGCCCGTCTATCGCGATGCGATGTCGCTGGTAACCAAGACCATCAGCGGTCCCGGCATGCCCACCGCGCAGTGGACCTACCAGTACGCCAACCTGGGGGGCCGCTACGACCGCGACCTGACCCAGGCCACTGCGCCGCTGTTCCCGGTCGGCCAATCCGAACCCAAGATCACCATCGAAACCCTGCCCGATGGCGTAATCAAAACCTACGAGTTCGGCAAGGAAGTGGCATACAACGACGGCATGCTGCTCGGCACCACCACCAGCAGCGGCGGCACCGTGGTGCGCGTGGACCGCAACAACTACTACCCCGATGCCCAGCTTCCCAGCGCGCCGTTCCCGCAGGCCGCCGGCCGCAACCTGAAGTACGGAGCCACCGAACTGGGCGAGCACCTGAACCGCCCGGTGCAGAGCACCACCATCCAGCAGGATGGCGTGCTGTTCACCCGTCAAGTGCAGACGTTTGATTCGTCGATCCGCGAAGTCGGCGTGGTGGAATCCAACAACGCTGGCTTCAGCCGCAGCAGCAGCACCGATTACTACGACAACCCGCAGTTGTGGGTGCGCGGGCAGACCGCGCGCAGCATCGTCAACGGCATCGAGCAGTCGCGGACGGAGTTCGACGGCAACACCGCCCAGCCGCTACGCGCCTACAGCTTCGGCAAGCTGGCCCAGCAGGTCAGCTACGCCGCCGATGGCACCGTCGCCACGGTCACCGATGGACGCGGCAACACCAGCCACCTCTCCGCCTGGAAGCGCGGCGTTCCGCAGCAGCTGCGACTGCCCCCAACGCCCGAAGCACCCAACGGTGCCACCCGCCAGGTAGAGGTGGACGAAAACGGCTGGATCACCGCGCTCACCAACGAAGTCGGTGCAACCACCCGCTACACCTATGACAGCATGGGCCGGCTGCGCACGCAGCAGTTCCCCACGGGCGACAGCGTGGCCTGGAACGGAGCCACGCTGGACCTGCAGCGCCTGGGCGCTGCCCAGTACGGCGTGCCTGCCGGTGCCTGGAAACACTCGCGCACCTTGGGTGGGCTGCGTACCGATACCTACCTGGACGCCATGTTCCGTCCGGTGCTGGTCACCCAAAACCTCAACAACGCCTTGGACAGCGCCACCGTCACCCGCTACGACAGCAGCGGCAAGACCGTGTTCGCCTCCTACCCAACCCGCCAGCTGAGCGACATCAATCAATCCCTGGCAGGCACAACCACCCAGTACGACGCACTGGGCCGCCCCAGTATCGTGCGCCAGACCTCGGAGCTGGGCGACCTGGTCAGCAGCACCGAGTACCTGGGCAACCTCACGGTGCGCAGCACCAACCCGCGCGGACAGGCCACCACCACCCGCCACCAGACGTACGACCAACCTACCTACGAGATGCCGCTGACCATCCAGCATCCCGAAGGCGTGGTCACCGACATCCAGCGCGACAGCCTGGGCAAGCCGCTGGCCATCACCCGCCGCAGTGGCGACGGCAGCCAATCGCTGACCCGCCGTTACGTGTATGACGGCTACCAGCAGCTGTGCAAAACCATCGAGCCGGAAACCGGGGCCACCCTGCAGGACTACGACGCCGCCGGCAACGTGGTTTGGTCTGCCGCCGGCACCGCCCTGACCAGCACCACCGCCTGCAACCAAGCCGAGGGTCTGGCCAGCGGCCGCGCCGTACAGCGCAGCTACGACGCACTGAACCGCTTGCAGCAGCTGGCCTTCCCGGACAACCGTGGCAACCAGAGCTGGAGCTACACCGCCGACGGCCTGCCGGCGGAGATCAGCACCACCAACGACCCGGCCACCCTTCCGGTGGTGAACCGTTACCAGTACAACCTGCGCCGTCTGCTGACGGCCGAAACCCTGCAGCACAGTCAGCTGGGCACCGTGAGCTTCGGTTACAGCTATGACGGCAACGGAAACCTTGCCGGGCAGACCTACCCCGGCGGTGCCACTGTGGCCTATCAGCCCGACGCGGCCGGCCGCGCCACTACCGTGGGCAGCTACGCCCAGCAGGCCAGCTACTACGCCAACGGGGCGCTGGCCGGCTTCGTGTACGGCAACGGCATAGCGCACACCATGACCCAGAACGCACGTGGCCTGCCCGAGCGCAGCCGCGACGCTGGGGCTGGTGGTGCCGTGCATGACGACAGCTACGACTACGATGCCGCCGGCAATGTGCTGGCGATCTCCGACGGCCTGCCCGGTGCGCCTGGCAACCGCGACATGAGCTATGACGGCCTGGATCGCCTGCGCGCGGTCACTGCGGCCAGCTTTGGCAACGCACTCTACGAGTACGACGCGCTGGACAACCTGCGCCGTGCCAAGGTCGGCAGCCGCGACCGCACCCACTACTTCGACCCGTCCAATCGGCTGGTCAACGTGATGGATACAGGTACCGGGGCCACCGTGACCGGCCTGAACTACGACGTGCAGGGCAATCTGTCCGTGCGCAACGGCCAGACCTTCAGCTTCGACTACGGCAACCGCCTGCGCGAAGTAGCCAGTACCGAGCGTTACGAATATGACGCTCATGGCCGCCGGGTGAGGTCGCTGGGCAACGACGGGGCCATCTATTCGTTCTACGACAACGGCGGCGTGCTGCGCTACCAGCGCAACGAGCGTACGGGCAAGAAGACAAATTACATGTACCTGTCCGGCAGCCTGGTGGCACGCGTCAATGACGCGGCGGCACCCAGCGTGCCGGCCCTCAGCGCACCCGGCTACATCACCCAGGGCAGCGTCACCTTGACCTGGACCGCAGCCGGTGCCGCCAACCGCTATGAACTGCAGCAACTGAGCGGCGGCAACTGGGTTGGGCTGTATAACGGAACCGCCCTCACCTATGTGGCCAGCAATCTGCTCACCGGCAGCTACCAGTTCCGGGTGCGCGGTTGCCGCGAGGTGTGCGGCGACTGGAGCAACATCGCGGCCGTGGCCGTGGAATTGCCGCCCAGCGGCGTGCCGACCGTGACCACCCCGGCCACCGCCTACAACGGCAGCTATACCGTCAGCTGGACGGCCTCCGACGGCGCGGCCACCTATGAACTGCAGGAAAGCGCCAACGGCGGCGGCTGGACGCTCCTGCAGAACACCGCCGCCCGCTCGCTGTCCATCAGCGGCAAGCCCGCCGGCAGCTACGGTTACCGTGTGCGGGTCTGCAATCCGGTGGGCTGCACCGGCTATAGCGCGACCGCCACCACCGCCGTTGTGTACCCGCCAACCGCTGCCCCCAGCCTCAGCGCCCCTGCCCGCGTGGGTCCGGGCAGCATCGGCATCGGCTGGAACGCCATCGCCGGCGCAACCCGGTACACCCTGCAGGAGAGTGCCAATGGCGCGGCTTGGGTGACCCTGTTCGACGGCAACGCCACCTCGTACGCCACACCGGCACGCGGCGTGGGCAGTTACGCCTATCGCGTTGCGGCCTGTAACGGTGCGGGCTGTAGTGGCTGGTCTGGCAATGGCAACGTCACCGTCGTCGGAGCACCGACGCTGGAGCCTGTGATCAGCGCGCCTGGACTGGTAAACGTCACCGACTACGCCTTCAGTTGGAGCACCCCGGCCAACACCGAGTACTTCATCCTGCAGGAAAGCGCGAATGGTGCTGGCTGGGTCACTCTGCTGGCCGATGGCCGCACGTCGGTTGGCCTCGGTCGCGGCAACGGCAGCTACGGCTACCGGGTGCAGGCCTGTAACTTTGTTGGCTGTGGTCCTTGGTCCGGCATTGCCACCGTCACGGTCTCACTGCCACCGCCGGTGCCGACGATCTATGTAGCCAACTGGCTGACTACCACCACTGCGCCGTATCGGGTTTCTTGCGACGTTGGCTGGTACCCGACTGCGACCGCCACGGAATACCACCTTGAGCCCGACACGGGCGGTCGACGCCTGTATACCGGCCCCAAGTCCTATGTTGCGTCAAACACCAATGCGTACTGCTCGGCGCGATTGAGGGTGCGCGCCTGCAACGCAGGGGGGTGCTCTGACTGGTCCCCGATCTACACCGCGACCCGTGGCGTCTACGAGACCAACTGA
- a CDS encoding DeoR/GlpR family DNA-binding transcription regulator: protein MHEDIDALPGERQQAILEQLRQNGRVFSAQLAVQLGVSEDSIRRDLRDLASQGLCRKVYGGALPAAPEAPPLVARHAQQTVQKQALADAAATQVRRGDVVLLDAGSTNSAIAAALPGHMALRVITNAPDIAMALMARRGFEVSLIGGRLDPRLGAAVGAQALEAVAALRADVCFIGTCAVDAEAGLWAVDGEEAALKRALLAASSRCIVVATNDKLGTQASHRIGSVEQIDVLVVEADAPDIHTAAFERRGVDLLRAAHV from the coding sequence ATGCACGAAGACATCGACGCGCTGCCTGGCGAACGTCAGCAGGCCATCCTCGAACAGCTGCGCCAGAATGGCCGCGTGTTCTCAGCCCAGCTCGCTGTCCAACTGGGCGTTTCCGAAGATTCGATCCGCCGCGACCTGCGCGACCTGGCCAGCCAGGGGCTGTGCCGCAAGGTCTACGGGGGTGCCCTGCCGGCCGCCCCGGAAGCGCCGCCGCTGGTTGCGCGTCATGCGCAGCAAACCGTACAGAAGCAGGCATTGGCAGACGCTGCAGCCACCCAGGTGCGTCGTGGCGACGTGGTGCTGTTGGACGCCGGCTCCACCAACAGCGCCATTGCCGCGGCCCTGCCCGGGCACATGGCGCTGCGGGTGATCACCAATGCGCCGGATATCGCAATGGCCTTGATGGCGCGGCGTGGATTCGAGGTCAGCCTGATTGGCGGCCGGCTTGATCCACGATTGGGCGCAGCGGTCGGCGCACAGGCGCTGGAAGCCGTCGCCGCCTTGCGTGCCGACGTGTGTTTCATCGGCACCTGTGCGGTCGACGCCGAAGCCGGCCTGTGGGCGGTGGATGGCGAAGAAGCCGCGCTGAAACGGGCGCTGCTCGCCGCCAGCAGCCGCTGCATCGTGGTCGCTACCAATGACAAGCTGGGCACGCAGGCTTCGCACCGCATCGGCAGCGTCGAGCAGATCGACGTGCTGGTGGTGGAAGCTGACGCGCCCGACATCCACACCGCTGCTTTCGAACGCCGTGGCGTCGACCTGCTGCGCGCCGCCCACGTCTGA
- a CDS encoding RHS repeat domain-containing protein, translating into MNAIKNMSMLMRGLLVLVLAAGMLPATQAAETVEYIHTDALGSPVAVTDANGVVIERTVYEPYGAVVGGQVKDGPGYTGHVSDSATGLSYMQQRYMDPEMGVFLSVDPITAHGQPVVNFNRHRYGNSNPYRFTDPDGRDGWDSFATGYSHGVMDAHYDQAKHPFKAGLEEQAGYAIGAAIVRGGKSHGGIRVPTVRIQKSIAPITGKAQSTKSGGVETGHAATSQRIANAEAERPDVAQVSMNQRISTVTGGEVKSSLRPDVASVRTDGKIDVTEVLSGKQEAAATASKYKNALGDKAGNIQCVSQDHC; encoded by the coding sequence ATGAACGCGATCAAGAACATGAGCATGCTGATGCGCGGGTTGCTGGTACTGGTGCTGGCGGCAGGGATGCTGCCGGCGACCCAGGCGGCCGAGACCGTTGAGTACATCCACACCGATGCGCTGGGCTCCCCGGTGGCGGTGACCGATGCCAATGGCGTGGTGATCGAGCGGACCGTCTACGAGCCATATGGCGCGGTGGTGGGTGGGCAGGTTAAGGACGGACCGGGGTATACCGGGCATGTGTCTGACTCGGCTACGGGGTTGAGTTACATGCAGCAGCGGTATATGGATCCGGAGATGGGCGTGTTCCTTTCCGTCGATCCAATTACTGCCCACGGACAACCTGTGGTGAACTTCAATCGCCACAGGTACGGCAACAGCAATCCCTATCGTTTCACCGATCCCGACGGCCGAGACGGTTGGGACAGTTTCGCGACAGGCTACTCACACGGCGTAATGGATGCGCACTATGATCAAGCCAAGCATCCCTTCAAAGCCGGCTTAGAAGAGCAGGCAGGCTATGCAATTGGAGCTGCAATTGTTCGCGGCGGAAAATCTCATGGCGGCATCCGAGTACCGACAGTTCGAATCCAGAAGTCAATCGCACCAATCACCGGAAAGGCACAGTCCACAAAGTCCGGAGGTGTGGAAACTGGTCACGCCGCGACCAGCCAACGAATAGCCAACGCCGAGGCAGAGAGACCAGATGTCGCGCAAGTCAGCATGAATCAGAGAATCAGCACTGTCACTGGTGGCGAGGTAAAATCCTCCCTGCGTCCAGATGTTGCATCAGTTCGCACGGATGGAAAGATTGACGTCACGGAGGTACTATCTGGAAAGCAGGAGGCAGCCGCGACCGCATCCAAGTACAAGAACGCACTGGGCGACAAAGCCGGAAATATCCAGTGCGTTTCACAAGATCACTGTTGA
- a CDS encoding DUF6572 domain-containing protein, with protein sequence MSEFDLDNKHPIPDLGVIDVNSVKKDAGAELHIVIATPLQADERSLERLIRKIEAYLGYIQSDEYSRQCGTPSASTTRIVVDIHPESDRMAFELLSRSRDWVTDNGATLVVAPLDLTPLQ encoded by the coding sequence ATGAGCGAGTTCGACCTAGACAATAAACACCCGATACCAGACTTGGGCGTTATTGATGTGAACTCAGTAAAGAAGGATGCCGGGGCCGAGTTACACATCGTCATTGCCACCCCGCTTCAAGCAGATGAGAGATCATTGGAGCGACTTATTCGGAAGATCGAAGCGTATCTTGGATACATTCAATCTGATGAGTACTCGAGGCAATGCGGCACCCCCTCTGCATCCACCACAAGGATTGTGGTTGACATCCACCCTGAATCTGATCGTATGGCCTTTGAATTGCTGAGCAGGAGTCGAGACTGGGTAACGGATAATGGTGCGACGCTCGTTGTCGCACCTCTCGATCTGACTCCATTGCAATAG
- a CDS encoding DUF5076 domain-containing protein gives MNRRPLPEAAVSDPNSVEMLTVWIADGGLHCSIKIGMYTSMGMNEVGAWGRILADTARHIGNALEEQQGVDAREAVLRISRSFDDELALPTTSAQGKFVKKN, from the coding sequence ATGAATAGAAGACCATTACCAGAAGCAGCAGTGAGTGACCCCAACTCCGTCGAGATGTTGACGGTCTGGATTGCTGATGGAGGACTTCACTGCTCGATCAAGATTGGCATGTACACCAGCATGGGGATGAATGAAGTCGGTGCATGGGGGAGGATACTTGCTGACACCGCAAGGCACATCGGCAACGCGCTGGAGGAGCAACAGGGAGTGGACGCTCGGGAAGCCGTCCTTCGCATAAGTCGCTCTTTCGACGACGAGCTTGCGCTGCCCACGACCTCCGCACAAGGCAAGTTTGTTAAGAAGAACTGA